Proteins encoded in a region of the Rickettsia bellii RML369-C genome:
- a CDS encoding AmpG family muropeptide MFS transporter, with translation MSRSLSIIWLFGLISGFNIMITGNTLNYWLAKENIALQTIGLLSLITLPYSINFLFAPIFDSLKIKYLDKIFGHRLSWICLTSIALVFFVYILSFLNPFDNLLLFASISLIISFFSSMQDTILSAFRTEIVNKESLGFASGIYIFGYRFGMLLANSGAIYLSIYLTFNEIYKIFAILIFIYLILLIVGVKYCRFDQNNDIEQTTNNNDDIFAFIKNILKPIGSISFIILILIFLILYRLPDNFINVMINPFLLHLNYDAFEIASVGKFWGVMGAIVGGLLGGFIMKKKNILDSILLFGIIHALAHILFIILKIHGKNSTLLFITIGAESITGGMTMTAYIAFISSLCQGKFRATQYSFFSSMMGISRSIFPIISGYIVVNFGWQNFFLFTTIITIPSLLVLLKIKNKLQQ, from the coding sequence ATGTCACGCAGTTTATCTATTATTTGGTTATTTGGACTTATTAGCGGCTTTAATATAATGATTACCGGTAATACATTAAATTATTGGCTTGCTAAAGAGAATATAGCGTTGCAAACGATAGGCTTATTATCACTTATAACTTTGCCCTACTCTATCAATTTTTTATTTGCCCCAATTTTCGATAGTTTAAAGATTAAATATTTAGACAAAATTTTTGGTCATAGATTATCTTGGATTTGCTTGACTTCCATAGCCCTAGTATTTTTTGTATATATTTTAAGTTTTTTAAATCCTTTTGATAATTTATTATTATTTGCCTCTATCTCATTGATTATTTCATTTTTTAGCTCTATGCAAGATACTATATTAAGTGCTTTTAGGACAGAAATAGTTAATAAGGAATCTCTTGGTTTTGCTTCAGGAATATATATATTTGGTTACCGATTCGGTATGCTTCTTGCAAACTCAGGAGCTATATATTTATCTATATATTTAACGTTCAACGAAATATATAAAATTTTTGCAATTTTAATATTTATTTATCTTATTTTACTTATAGTTGGTGTAAAATATTGTAGATTTGATCAAAATAACGATATAGAGCAAACTACAAATAATAATGATGACATTTTTGCTTTTATAAAGAATATTCTGAAACCGATAGGCTCTATCTCTTTTATTATCCTCATATTAATCTTCCTAATATTATATAGATTACCTGATAATTTTATTAATGTCATGATCAACCCGTTTTTACTTCATTTAAATTATGATGCTTTTGAAATAGCAAGTGTCGGAAAGTTTTGGGGAGTTATGGGTGCTATCGTTGGCGGATTACTCGGCGGTTTTATTATGAAGAAAAAGAATATATTAGATAGCATACTACTATTTGGTATTATTCATGCTTTAGCTCATATATTATTTATTATTCTTAAAATACACGGAAAAAATTCCACACTATTATTTATTACAATAGGAGCAGAAAGTATTACGGGCGGCATGACGATGACAGCTTACATTGCTTTTATCTCATCATTATGTCAAGGCAAGTTTCGTGCTACGCAATATTCATTCTTTTCATCAATGATGGGTATTTCTAGATCAATTTTTCCAATAATTTCAGGTTATATAGTAGTAAATTTTGGCTGGCAAAATTTCTTTTTATTTACTACTATTATAACTATTCCATCTTTACTAGTATTATTAAAAATAAAAAATAAATTACAACAATGA
- a CDS encoding LysE/ArgO family amino acid transporter — protein MNEILNAFFHAIILALGLIVPLGVQNIFIFNQGATHQKFQKVLPSIISASICDTILICSAVFGLSLIIFEIPTLKLAIFVLGFIFLLYMGYNTWNQPPLDLTNNSNALSAKKQILFAISVSILNPHAIMDTIVVIGTSAFKYQGLTKTIFTLTCVLVSWLWFFSLGFAGYNIRKLNKSSTILAIVNKIAAIIIWAVALYIGIQILYEVDFIN, from the coding sequence ATGAACGAAATATTAAATGCATTTTTTCATGCAATAATCTTAGCACTTGGCTTAATCGTACCTTTAGGAGTACAGAATATTTTTATATTTAATCAAGGAGCTACACATCAAAAATTTCAAAAAGTTTTACCTAGTATAATATCAGCTTCTATATGCGATACTATTCTTATCTGCTCTGCCGTTTTTGGTTTGTCTTTAATAATTTTTGAAATCCCCACCTTAAAACTTGCTATATTTGTCTTAGGATTTATTTTTTTATTATATATGGGATATAATACTTGGAATCAGCCACCTCTTGATCTTACTAATAACTCGAACGCACTTTCAGCTAAAAAACAGATTCTATTTGCTATATCAGTATCGATATTAAATCCACATGCAATTATGGATACAATAGTAGTAATAGGTACAAGTGCCTTTAAATATCAAGGACTTACAAAAACTATATTTACTTTAACTTGCGTGCTTGTATCTTGGTTGTGGTTTTTCTCTTTAGGTTTTGCTGGTTATAATATAAGAAAGCTGAATAAAAGTAGCACAATCTTAGCTATAGTTAATAAAATAGCAGCTATTATAATTTGGGCAGTAGCTCTTTATATAGGAATACAAATATTATATGAAGTCGATTTTATTAACTAG
- a CDS encoding uroporphyrinogen-III synthase: protein MKSILLTRSWEANLETTQEIGKYFHYINCPVIKYKTLDFNANILKNYSNIIVTSKYAATIINNLSCRDLITASSNKLDSVDKSLDYKHNIWVVGDKSREILINKGFKIAYAGKNVDDLMQHFPADLYEQAIYLSSNEITKDLPDKIKRYIIYNVEYLNELPLSVVKELKNSVDFILLYSQNSAKTLLKLLSENNLLEYLQNSLVIAISLKVANIVRPFFKNVVYCDDQNPNDLIKLLFENAKIQ from the coding sequence ATGAAGTCGATTTTATTAACTAGAAGCTGGGAGGCTAATTTAGAAACTACCCAGGAAATAGGTAAATATTTTCATTATATTAACTGCCCTGTAATTAAGTATAAAACTTTAGATTTTAATGCTAATATTTTAAAAAATTATTCAAATATAATAGTCACTAGCAAATACGCCGCCACAATTATAAACAACTTGTCATGCCGTGACTTGATCACGGCATCTAGTAATAAGCTAGATTCTGTGGACAAGTCCCTAGATTACAAACATAACATTTGGGTGGTGGGTGATAAATCAAGGGAGATATTAATAAATAAAGGCTTTAAAATAGCCTATGCCGGTAAAAACGTCGATGATTTGATGCAGCATTTTCCGGCTGATTTGTATGAACAAGCTATATATCTATCTTCAAATGAAATCACTAAAGATTTGCCTGATAAAATAAAACGTTATATTATTTATAATGTAGAATATTTAAATGAGCTTCCGTTATCTGTTGTAAAAGAACTTAAAAATTCTGTTGATTTTATTTTACTTTATTCTCAAAATAGTGCTAAGACTCTGTTAAAGTTATTGAGTGAAAATAATTTATTAGAATATTTACAAAATAGTTTAGTCATAGCTATAAGTTTAAAAGTTGCAAATATAGTTAGACCTTTTTTTAAAAATGTGGTTTATTGTGATGACCAAAATCCTAACGATTTAATCAAATTATTATTTGAAAATGCAAAAATTCAATAG
- a CDS encoding tetratricopeptide repeat protein, with protein sequence MFRLLLICAALFLLYFGFTLTQSFDSKVFISLYNYNIETTFFFSLISLILLIVLGFIIIRFLILIIDLPIKIHNVFSNRKINNDRYSLVLAFAKYITGDKTKAGSIARKNSSCENLKEFHNLILAETEEDIDKKIAYLQNLSKSKEFAFYSNKNLARLYYDKGLYQEAENYAIKAYNLNEYDADNLVTLAYCYGQLALWPKFTFITNKIAKLHKAIPISDNLKIADYYLLANDAEYLESAINTNFVNIPLLELYFNSNNNLNDKKKIKILKDAFQIMPSLEIVKLFKKFTTLSDEQVYEELTKDLDTKKDEILILALSQLCHLK encoded by the coding sequence ATGTTTAGATTATTATTAATATGTGCTGCTCTTTTTCTTCTTTATTTTGGCTTTACCTTAACGCAAAGCTTTGATTCAAAGGTTTTCATTAGTTTATATAATTATAATATTGAAACTACTTTTTTCTTTAGTCTAATTAGCTTAATTCTATTAATAGTACTTGGTTTTATCATAATAAGATTTTTGATATTAATTATCGATTTACCAATTAAGATACATAATGTTTTTAGTAATCGTAAAATCAATAATGATAGATATTCATTGGTTCTAGCCTTTGCAAAATATATTACTGGTGATAAAACTAAAGCAGGCTCTATTGCCCGCAAGAATTCATCTTGTGAAAATTTAAAAGAATTTCATAACTTAATTTTAGCCGAAACAGAAGAGGATATAGATAAGAAAATCGCTTATTTGCAAAATCTTTCTAAATCAAAAGAATTTGCTTTTTATAGCAATAAAAATTTAGCCAGACTTTATTACGATAAAGGACTTTATCAAGAAGCTGAGAATTATGCTATTAAAGCTTATAATTTAAATGAATATGATGCAGATAATTTAGTTACTTTAGCTTATTGTTACGGGCAACTTGCTTTATGGCCTAAATTTACTTTTATCACAAATAAAATTGCCAAACTTCATAAAGCTATACCTATTTCAGACAATTTAAAAATTGCTGATTACTATTTGCTGGCAAATGATGCAGAATATTTAGAGTCGGCTATAAACACCAATTTTGTAAATATCCCTTTGCTAGAACTTTATTTTAATTCAAATAATAATCTGAATGATAAGAAAAAGATCAAAATATTGAAAGATGCTTTTCAGATTATGCCGTCTCTAGAAATAGTAAAGCTCTTTAAAAAATTCACTACCCTATCAGACGAACAAGTTTATGAAGAATTAACAAAAGACTTAGATACCAAAAAAGATGAGATATTAATTTTGGCATTAAGTCAACTGTGCCATCTTAAATAA
- the fni gene encoding type 2 isopentenyl-diphosphate Delta-isomerase: MLDIKRKQDHIEINLTKNVESGLSSGFESVQFVHNALPEINYSSIDTTTTFLNKILQAPILISSMTGGTPRARDINCRLAAAAQKAGIAMGLGSMRTLLTEPSTLDTFTVRNNAPDIVLLANIGAVQLNYGVTPKQCQYLVDSVKADALILHLNVLQELTQPEGDKNWENLLPKIKEVVNYLSVPVIIKEVGFGLSKKTAKQFIDIGVKILDVAGSGGTSWSQVEAYRATNSLQNRIASSFINWGIPTLDSLKMVREASKDISVIASGGLKSGIDGAKAIRMGADIFGLAGPFLKAADVSENLVSEEIQLIIEQLKITMMCTGSRTINNLKKAELRMNHIPL; this comes from the coding sequence ATGTTAGACATAAAAAGAAAACAAGACCATATCGAAATTAATCTTACAAAAAATGTTGAATCTGGCTTAAGTAGCGGATTTGAGTCAGTTCAATTTGTGCATAATGCCTTACCGGAAATCAATTATAGTAGTATAGATACAACTACCACTTTCTTAAATAAAATCTTACAAGCACCTATTCTAATTTCTAGCATGACAGGCGGAACACCTAGGGCAAGAGATATTAATTGTAGATTAGCTGCTGCTGCTCAAAAAGCAGGTATCGCTATGGGACTTGGTTCTATGCGTACATTACTTACAGAACCAAGTACTTTAGATACATTTACAGTGCGAAATAATGCTCCTGATATAGTATTACTTGCTAATATTGGTGCGGTGCAACTCAATTATGGCGTAACACCAAAGCAATGCCAATATCTAGTAGATAGCGTTAAAGCCGATGCCTTAATTTTACATCTGAACGTATTACAAGAATTAACTCAGCCGGAAGGTGATAAAAATTGGGAAAATCTTTTACCGAAAATAAAAGAAGTCGTAAATTATCTTTCTGTTCCTGTAATTATCAAGGAAGTAGGGTTTGGCTTATCTAAAAAAACAGCCAAGCAATTTATAGATATAGGAGTTAAGATTCTTGATGTTGCAGGAAGTGGTGGAACATCGTGGAGTCAGGTGGAAGCTTATCGTGCTACAAATTCATTACAAAATCGTATAGCTAGTAGTTTTATCAATTGGGGAATTCCGACGCTAGATTCCCTTAAAATGGTGCGGGAAGCTTCAAAGGATATTTCGGTTATTGCAAGTGGCGGCTTAAAGTCGGGTATTGACGGGGCTAAAGCTATTCGCATGGGAGCGGATATTTTTGGTCTTGCCGGTCCATTTTTAAAAGCAGCTGATGTTTCAGAAAATCTAGTATCTGAAGAGATACAGCTAATAATAGAACAGCTCAAAATTACTATGATGTGTACAGGATCGCGTACTATAAATAATTTAAAGAAAGCTGAATTACGTATGAATCATATACCATTATAA
- a CDS encoding ribonucleotide-diphosphate reductase subunit beta, whose amino-acid sequence MSLLDASPIYKPFSYPWAYEAWHTQQKIHWLPEEVPLADDVKDWKYNLTPGEKHLLTQIFRFFTQADIEVNNCYMKHYSRVFKPTEVMMMLSAFSNMETVHIAAYSHLLDTVGMPEVEYSAFLKYKEMKDKYDYMQQFGVATNEDIATTLAVFGAFTEGLQLFASFAIMLNFPRFNKMKGMGQIIAWSVRDETLHTNSIITLFKTFVRENPEVWTENLRSRIYKACTTIVHFEDAFIALAFEVGGIEGLTADEVRLYIRYIADRRLFQLGLKDIYMVKNNPLPWLDEMLNGVEHTNFFENRATEYSKAATTGSWEEVFADMDRK is encoded by the coding sequence ATGTCATTACTTGATGCAAGTCCGATTTATAAGCCATTTTCATATCCTTGGGCATATGAAGCTTGGCACACTCAACAAAAAATTCATTGGCTACCGGAAGAAGTGCCGCTTGCTGATGATGTTAAAGATTGGAAATATAATTTAACGCCAGGTGAGAAGCATTTATTAACGCAAATATTTCGCTTTTTTACACAAGCTGATATTGAAGTAAATAATTGCTATATGAAGCATTATTCACGAGTATTTAAACCCACTGAAGTAATGATGATGTTATCTGCTTTTTCTAATATGGAAACAGTACATATTGCAGCATACTCACATTTGCTTGATACTGTAGGGATGCCTGAAGTAGAATATTCTGCGTTTCTTAAATATAAGGAAATGAAAGATAAATATGATTATATGCAGCAATTTGGGGTTGCTACTAACGAGGATATAGCAACTACGCTTGCAGTATTTGGAGCTTTTACAGAAGGATTACAGCTATTTGCATCTTTTGCTATTATGCTTAATTTTCCACGTTTTAATAAAATGAAAGGTATGGGGCAGATTATTGCTTGGTCAGTGCGTGATGAAACGCTTCATACTAATTCTATTATTACACTCTTTAAAACTTTCGTTAGAGAAAATCCTGAAGTCTGGACAGAAAATTTACGTAGTCGTATCTATAAAGCTTGTACAACTATTGTACATTTTGAAGATGCGTTTATTGCTCTTGCTTTTGAAGTAGGAGGGATTGAAGGGCTAACGGCTGATGAGGTAAGATTATATATTAGATATATCGCTGACAGACGTTTGTTTCAGCTAGGGCTAAAAGATATTTATATGGTAAAAAATAACCCTCTGCCATGGCTTGATGAAATGCTAAATGGTGTTGAGCATACAAACTTCTTTGAAAATAGAGCAACCGAATATTCAAAAGCAGCAACTACCGGCTCGTGGGAAGAAGTATTCGCTGATATGGATAGGAAGTAG
- a CDS encoding ribonucleoside-diphosphate reductase subunit alpha: MSTAKKNKLQININNNYNDLLTPFGKAILRDRYLMKGEDFQDLFARVSSYYAENKEHAQKLYEYMSKMWFMPATPILSNGGTDRGLPISCFLNETDDSLDDIVNLWTENVWLASRGGGIGSYWGNVRSINEAIHNKGHSSGIIPFIKVMDSMTLAISQGSIRRGSSAVYLPIDHPEIEEFIDIRRPTGGDVNRKSLNIHHGIAITDKFMQAVENNTDFELISPATKKVVTKVRARDLWVKLLTTRIETGEPYLLFIDSVNKSIPKHHKKLGLHVKMSNLCSEITLPTGIDHLGKSRTAVCCLSSLNLEYYEEWKDDKEFIPTIMLFLDNVLEDFINKAPDTMARAKYSAFRERSVGLGVMGFHSFLQMKKVPIESVMAKVWNKKIFEYVSKEVEEASVKIGKEKGACPDALDAGSNERFSNKTAIAPTASISVIAGNASPGIEPFAANSFVQKTLTGSFNVRNKHLERLLEEKGFNNDQVWSSISTHEGSVQHLTFLTEEEKQVFKTAYEIDQNWLIELAADRTSYITQAQSLNVFLPGNVSKKYLNDIHFKAWKKGVKSLYYCRSTSIQRADKVSHDVLKGDFKDLEKQNDKLAEANKYEECLACQ; this comes from the coding sequence ATGAGCACAGCAAAAAAAAATAAACTTCAAATAAATATCAATAATAATTACAACGATTTACTTACACCTTTTGGTAAGGCAATTTTGCGAGATCGATACCTTATGAAAGGCGAAGATTTTCAAGATTTATTTGCTCGTGTTTCTAGTTACTATGCTGAAAATAAAGAGCATGCTCAGAAGCTATATGAGTATATGAGCAAAATGTGGTTTATGCCGGCAACACCTATTTTAAGTAATGGTGGTACTGATAGAGGGCTACCTATCTCTTGTTTCTTAAATGAGACAGATGATAGTTTAGATGATATAGTAAATTTATGGACGGAAAATGTTTGGCTTGCCTCACGCGGTGGTGGGATAGGTAGTTATTGGGGTAATGTTAGATCTATTAACGAAGCAATTCACAATAAAGGGCATTCATCGGGTATTATACCTTTTATTAAGGTAATGGATTCTATGACCCTTGCTATTTCTCAAGGGTCTATTAGACGAGGCTCATCGGCTGTATATCTACCTATTGATCATCCTGAAATCGAAGAATTTATTGACATAAGACGCCCAACAGGTGGGGACGTTAACCGAAAATCTCTTAATATTCACCACGGCATTGCTATAACTGATAAATTTATGCAAGCCGTTGAAAATAATACAGACTTCGAGCTTATTAGTCCTGCTACCAAAAAAGTTGTAACTAAAGTTAGAGCAAGAGATTTATGGGTAAAGTTACTTACTACCAGAATAGAAACCGGCGAGCCTTATCTGTTATTTATCGATAGTGTTAATAAGTCAATACCTAAGCATCATAAAAAGTTAGGCTTACATGTTAAGATGTCCAATCTTTGCAGTGAAATTACATTGCCAACCGGTATTGATCATCTAGGTAAATCGAGAACTGCTGTTTGTTGTCTTTCTTCTTTAAATTTAGAATATTATGAAGAATGGAAAGATGATAAAGAATTCATACCAACTATTATGCTATTTCTTGATAACGTTTTAGAAGATTTCATTAATAAAGCACCTGATACTATGGCAAGAGCTAAATACTCAGCTTTTCGTGAGCGAAGCGTTGGACTTGGTGTTATGGGATTCCACTCATTCTTACAAATGAAAAAAGTACCGATAGAATCGGTTATGGCAAAGGTTTGGAATAAGAAAATATTTGAATATGTATCTAAGGAAGTAGAAGAAGCATCTGTTAAAATCGGTAAAGAGAAAGGTGCTTGTCCTGATGCATTAGATGCAGGAAGCAATGAGCGTTTTAGTAATAAAACAGCAATAGCTCCTACTGCTTCAATTTCAGTGATAGCAGGAAATGCATCACCAGGAATAGAGCCGTTTGCCGCTAATAGTTTTGTACAGAAAACCTTAACTGGCTCTTTTAATGTACGTAATAAGCACTTAGAAAGGTTATTAGAGGAAAAAGGATTTAATAATGATCAAGTTTGGTCTTCAATTAGTACTCACGAAGGATCAGTGCAGCATCTAACATTCTTAACTGAAGAAGAAAAGCAAGTCTTTAAAACTGCCTATGAAATTGATCAAAATTGGTTGATAGAGCTAGCAGCAGATCGTACTTCTTATATTACTCAGGCACAATCTTTAAATGTCTTTCTACCCGGTAATGTTAGCAAAAAATATCTAAATGATATTCATTTTAAAGCTTGGAAAAAAGGAGTGAAAAGTTTATATTATTGTAGATCAACATCAATTCAACGAGCTGATAAAGTTTCGCACGATGTATTAAAGGGAGATTTTAAAGATTTAGAAAAACAAAATGATAAACTAGCCGAAGCTAATAAATATGAAGAATGCTTAGCTTGCCAGTAA
- a CDS encoding HU family DNA-binding protein — protein MELRQFLIRATKIDLINKIHKQLDYLSKEDVSDSVNLILNYLSNSLKEQNRIEIRNFGNFSIRTRKFPESDKFYNTIYYRMPKNFLKD, from the coding sequence ATGGAATTAAGGCAATTTCTAATCAGGGCTACTAAAATTGATTTGATAAATAAAATACATAAGCAGCTGGATTATCTTTCTAAAGAAGATGTTAGTGATTCTGTGAATTTAATCCTTAATTATTTAAGTAATTCTCTTAAAGAACAAAACCGTATCGAAATCAGAAATTTCGGTAACTTTTCTATCCGCACACGAAAATTCCCAGAAAGTGATAAATTTTATAATACAATTTATTACAGAATGCCTAAAAATTTCCTTAAAGACTAA
- the sppA gene encoding signal peptide peptidase SppA, giving the protein MNITPDYLIERKQIKARLLVWKLIAIILIGVSFFLICKDFVPTEVLANNNDDYIASVLIDDIILEDEKRDKKLKKIVDDSHIKALIVNVNSPGGTVVGSEKIYNILLKISEKKPVVIVMGTMAASGGYLISLAGDYIISHNGTITGSIGVILQTAEVTDLAQKLGITFLNFKSGELKAAPNPTEKLTENVRVAVMENIEDTYNFFIELVAERRKIPIDEVKKLADGRIYSGRQAVKLKLVDNIGNEDTALKWLQDEKKIDAKLTIKDYQLKPKPKLVEMMLEDFDSLVPSFFKNSFNGIKAISNQGY; this is encoded by the coding sequence ATGAATATAACACCTGATTATTTAATTGAAAGAAAACAAATAAAGGCTCGTTTATTAGTCTGGAAGTTAATAGCAATTATTTTAATTGGTGTTTCATTCTTCTTAATTTGTAAAGATTTTGTTCCAACGGAAGTTTTAGCCAATAATAATGATGATTATATAGCTTCGGTATTAATTGACGACATAATACTTGAAGATGAGAAGCGTGATAAAAAGCTTAAGAAAATTGTTGATGATTCTCATATTAAAGCCTTAATAGTTAATGTAAATTCCCCAGGTGGTACAGTAGTAGGATCAGAAAAAATTTATAATATTTTGCTTAAAATATCCGAAAAGAAGCCAGTAGTTATAGTTATGGGAACGATGGCAGCAAGCGGTGGTTATTTAATTTCTCTTGCTGGTGATTACATCATTAGCCATAACGGAACTATTACAGGTTCAATTGGGGTAATATTGCAGACTGCTGAGGTAACTGACCTTGCACAAAAGCTTGGCATTACTTTCCTTAATTTTAAATCAGGTGAGCTTAAAGCTGCACCAAATCCTACTGAAAAACTTACTGAAAATGTAAGGGTAGCGGTTATGGAAAATATAGAAGATACTTACAATTTTTTCATTGAACTTGTTGCTGAAAGACGTAAAATTCCTATAGATGAAGTTAAGAAACTCGCTGATGGCAGAATATATTCAGGACGTCAGGCTGTAAAACTAAAGCTTGTAGATAATATAGGTAATGAGGATACAGCTTTAAAATGGTTGCAAGATGAGAAAAAAATCGATGCTAAATTAACAATTAAAGACTATCAGCTAAAACCAAAACCTAAATTAGTGGAAATGATGCTTGAAGATTTCGATAGTTTAGTCCCTAGTTTTTTCAAAAATAGTTTTAATGGAATTAAGGCAATTTCTAATCAGGGCTACTAA
- the rho gene encoding transcription termination factor Rho, with protein MSITNKESPEQLNNPEFNNHYAENGNIINLKELKRKLPEELQAQAEELKIENVSSLRKQELVFAILKKSVEQGGSIVGEGVLEVLPDGFGFLRSPEVNYLAGPDDIYISPSQIRRFGLRTGDTVEGRIRAPKEGERYFALLKVNKVNFEDPSKAYHRVNFDNLTPLYPDEKLGLELEDNSKDFSTRVIELVAPMGKGQRALIVAPPRTGKTVLLQNIAHAITTNNPEVFLIVLLIDERPEEVTDMQRSVRGEVVSSTFDEPASRHVQLAEMVIEKAKRLVEHKKDVVILVDAITRLARAYNTVVPSSGKVLTGGVDANALQRPKRFFGAARNIENGGSLTIIGTALIETGSRMDEVIFEEFKGTGNSEIVLDRKIADKRIYPAIDITRSGTRKEDLLVDKIVLNKMWVLRRIIDPMGSSEAIEFLLKKLEHTKTNNEFFEMMKSPAERK; from the coding sequence ATGAGTATAACTAATAAAGAATCCCCAGAACAATTAAATAACCCTGAATTTAATAATCATTATGCAGAAAACGGCAATATAATTAATTTAAAAGAATTAAAACGTAAATTGCCTGAAGAATTGCAAGCTCAAGCAGAAGAGCTAAAAATTGAAAATGTTAGTTCTTTGCGTAAACAAGAATTAGTTTTTGCAATTTTAAAGAAATCTGTAGAGCAGGGTGGTTCAATAGTAGGCGAGGGAGTACTTGAAGTTTTGCCTGACGGGTTTGGCTTTTTGCGTTCTCCGGAAGTAAATTATTTAGCAGGACCTGATGATATTTATATTTCTCCAAGCCAGATTCGTCGCTTTGGGCTTCGTACTGGTGATACTGTGGAAGGACGAATAAGAGCTCCGAAAGAGGGTGAGCGTTATTTTGCTCTACTTAAGGTAAATAAAGTAAATTTTGAAGATCCTTCAAAAGCTTATCACCGTGTCAATTTTGATAATTTAACCCCTTTATATCCTGATGAAAAATTAGGCTTAGAGCTTGAAGATAACAGCAAAGATTTTAGTACACGTGTTATTGAGCTAGTCGCTCCTATGGGTAAAGGTCAGCGTGCTTTAATAGTTGCACCACCCCGTACTGGTAAAACTGTGTTACTACAAAATATCGCACATGCTATTACTACCAATAATCCGGAAGTATTTTTAATTGTGTTGTTAATAGATGAGAGACCTGAAGAGGTAACAGATATGCAACGTTCCGTGCGTGGTGAGGTTGTTAGCTCTACTTTCGATGAGCCAGCAAGTAGACACGTACAGCTTGCGGAAATGGTCATTGAAAAAGCAAAGCGTTTAGTAGAACATAAAAAAGACGTAGTAATTTTAGTTGATGCAATAACACGTCTTGCTCGTGCTTATAATACTGTAGTTCCATCATCTGGTAAGGTATTAACTGGCGGTGTTGATGCTAACGCACTTCAGCGTCCAAAAAGATTTTTTGGTGCTGCAAGAAATATTGAGAATGGCGGTTCACTTACTATAATCGGTACGGCTCTAATTGAAACAGGTTCACGTATGGATGAAGTGATTTTCGAAGAGTTTAAAGGTACAGGTAACTCTGAGATAGTGTTAGATCGTAAGATTGCTGATAAACGTATTTACCCAGCTATTGATATAACTAGATCAGGAACTAGAAAAGAAGATTTATTAGTTGATAAAATAGTACTAAATAAAATGTGGGTTCTTCGCCGCATCATCGACCCAATGGGTAGCAGTGAAGCAATAGAATTCTTGCTTAAAAAGCTAGAACATACTAAAACTAATAATGAGTTTTTTGAGATGATGAAAAGCCCAGCAGAACGTAAGTAA